The following are encoded in a window of Flavobacterium psychrotrophum genomic DNA:
- the cmk gene encoding (d)CMP kinase, protein MQDKKITIAIDGFSSTGKSTLAKQLARRLNYIYVDTGAMYRAVTLYALQQGFISVSHFDEQGLVTHLPKVTLKFVFNTEVAHSEVFLNNVNVEHDIRSMEVSNYVSKIAALPQVREKLVEQQRFMGREKGIVMDGRDIGTVVFPDAELKIFMTAGADARARRRFDELTGQGRDVSYEEVLKNIEERDYIDSNRKDSPLQKAVDAIEVDNTNLSIDAQFEKILKLATAVL, encoded by the coding sequence ATTCAGGATAAAAAGATTACCATTGCTATTGATGGTTTTTCATCAACAGGAAAAAGCACGTTGGCAAAACAACTTGCCCGCAGGCTTAATTATATTTATGTAGATACGGGAGCCATGTACAGGGCAGTAACGCTCTACGCATTGCAGCAAGGTTTTATAAGCGTATCACATTTTGATGAACAAGGGCTTGTTACACACCTGCCAAAGGTTACACTAAAATTTGTGTTTAATACAGAAGTGGCGCATAGCGAAGTTTTTCTTAATAATGTAAATGTAGAACACGATATACGTTCTATGGAAGTATCTAATTACGTAAGCAAAATTGCAGCCTTGCCGCAGGTACGTGAAAAGCTTGTAGAGCAGCAGCGTTTTATGGGGCGTGAAAAGGGTATTGTAATGGACGGACGCGATATAGGTACTGTGGTTTTTCCTGATGCCGAACTTAAGATTTTTATGACCGCCGGTGCTGATGCCCGTGCCAGGCGACGTTTTGATGAGTTAACAGGGCAGGGAAGGGATGTTAGTTATGAGGAAGTTCTTAAGAATATTGAAGAGCGCGATTATATCGATTCTAACAGAAAAGACTCTCCTTTGCAGAAAGCCGTTGATGCCATAGAGGTAGATAATACCAATTTAA